One Chiloscyllium plagiosum isolate BGI_BamShark_2017 chromosome 34, ASM401019v2, whole genome shotgun sequence genomic window carries:
- the vamp3 gene encoding vesicle-associated membrane protein 3, with the protein MSAPGTSSNPSAGPTPYGSNRKLQQTQAQVDEVVDIMRVNVDRVLERDQKLTELDDRADALQAGASQFETSAAKLKRKYWWKNCKMWAILIAVVLIIIVIIIVWQTT; encoded by the exons GTCAGCTCCAGGCACCTCAAGTAATCCATCAGCTGGACCAACACCCTATGGCAGCAACCGGAAACTGCAGCAGACCCAGGCCCAAGTGGATGAG GTTGTGGATATCATGAGAGTGAATGTGGACAGAGTCCTTGAACGAGATCAGAAACTTACAGAGTTGGATGACCGAGCTGATGCACTTCAAGCCGGTGCATCTCAGTTTGAGACCAGTGCTGCAAAACTAAAACGCAAATATTGGTGGAAGAACTGCAAG atGTGGGCAATATTAATAGCTGTGGTCCTGATCATTATTGTTATCATAATTG